From the Pirellulales bacterium genome, one window contains:
- the mch gene encoding methenyltetrahydromethanopterin cyclohydrolase — protein MAIVGRCDYSAGRIVVLLVRLIVAVNLNIRAAAVCREIVADAERLGVATSTLPGGTTVIDCGVEAPGGLAAGAALARVCAADLARVEIEPLRRGPASAPFVMVQTDHPWLACMASQYAGWEIKGDGFFAMGSGPMRAAAAREPLFAELEYRESAAACVGALETDALPTDEVACMIAEKCGVAPAGLTLLAAPTRSLAGTVQVVARSVETALHKLHELKFDLKSIASGWGCAPLPPPAADKLAAIGRTNDAILYGGGVTLYVHGGDDELAAIGAQLPSSASRDYGRPFAEVLASYRGDFYQVDPLLFSPAVVTLVNLATGRSFTFGELNSEVLANSFGETA, from the coding sequence ATGGCAATCGTCGGACGTTGCGACTATTCTGCGGGTCGCATCGTCGTCCTGCTCGTTCGGTTGATCGTCGCCGTGAACCTCAACATCCGCGCCGCCGCCGTTTGTCGTGAGATTGTCGCCGATGCCGAGCGGCTCGGGGTCGCGACCAGCACGCTTCCCGGCGGGACAACGGTGATCGATTGCGGCGTGGAGGCGCCCGGCGGGCTGGCCGCGGGGGCGGCGCTTGCGCGGGTTTGTGCGGCGGACCTTGCGCGGGTCGAGATCGAACCGCTGCGGCGCGGCCCGGCGTCGGCGCCGTTCGTGATGGTGCAAACCGACCATCCGTGGCTGGCGTGCATGGCGTCGCAGTATGCCGGGTGGGAGATCAAGGGCGACGGGTTTTTCGCGATGGGCTCGGGCCCGATGCGGGCCGCGGCGGCGCGCGAGCCGCTGTTCGCCGAGCTTGAGTATCGCGAGTCCGCCGCCGCGTGCGTCGGGGCGCTCGAAACGGACGCGCTGCCGACCGACGAGGTCGCGTGCATGATCGCCGAGAAATGCGGCGTGGCGCCGGCGGGGCTGACGCTGCTCGCGGCCCCCACGCGCAGCTTGGCCGGCACGGTGCAGGTCGTCGCCCGCAGCGTCGAGACCGCGCTCCACAAGCTCCACGAACTGAAGTTCGACTTGAAATCGATCGCCAGCGGCTGGGGCTGCGCTCCCCTGCCCCCGCCGGCGGCTGACAAGCTCGCGGCGATCGGCCGCACCAACGACGCGATCCTGTACGGCGGGGGGGTGACGCTGTACGTGCACGGCGGGGACGACGAACTCGCGGCGATCGGGGCGCAACTCCCCAGCAGCGCGTCGCGCGACTACGGCCGGCCGTTCGCCGAGGTGCTGGCGTCGTACCGGGGCGACTTCTACCAAGTCGATCCCCTGCTGTTCAGCCCGGCGGTCGTGACGCTGGTGAATCTCGCCACGGGGCGATCGTTCACCTTCGGCGAGTTGAACAGCGAGGTGCTGGCGAACTCGTTCGGCGAGACGGCGTAA